From a region of the Nitrospinota bacterium genome:
- a CDS encoding NADH-quinone oxidoreductase subunit M, producing MFLTFLTVLPIVGALVLAFLPKEKESLIKQTAVGFAAADFLLSLQLWIDFDNTTHAMQFEYTVPWISSWGISYHVGLDGISLLLFVMTTFLTLICIISSWDIKKSIREYMMAMLALSTGMLGVFISLDMFLFYVFWEFQLVPMYIIIGVWGGPRRIYAAVKFFLYTAVGSLLMLVAIIWIYFIIQEQTGVTTTDLMYITEHLNIPLDTQKWLFLAFFLAFAIKVPMFPFHTWLPDAHVEAPTAGSVILAGVLLKMGTYGFLRFNLPLFPHASNEFLPYIAVLSIIGIIYGAFVSIVQEDLKKLVAYSSVSHLGFVMLGIFAFNHYGMQGALLQNINHGISTSALFLLVGMIYDRRHTRLISEFGGLAKVMPKYTVCFMIVALSSIGLPGMNGFVGEFLILLGIFQVNGLWAALATSGVIFSACYILWMFQRVMFQELKNPKNFKLPDMNLREMITIVPLIVLIFWIGIYPQPFMKTFEASVTHLITKVNPDNFRPKKTEEHHAALIKQEDLAQLNKKLQGNKH from the coding sequence ATGTTTCTTACTTTTCTGACAGTTTTACCCATTGTAGGGGCACTCGTCCTGGCGTTCCTGCCCAAGGAAAAGGAAAGCCTGATCAAGCAGACTGCCGTCGGGTTTGCCGCCGCGGATTTTCTTTTATCCCTGCAATTGTGGATCGATTTCGATAACACCACACACGCGATGCAGTTTGAATACACTGTGCCCTGGATTTCTTCCTGGGGAATCAGTTATCACGTCGGCTTAGACGGAATTTCACTGCTTCTGTTTGTGATGACCACCTTCTTAACGCTGATTTGCATCATCTCGTCATGGGACATAAAAAAATCCATCCGCGAATACATGATGGCCATGCTGGCGCTTTCCACCGGCATGCTGGGAGTGTTCATTTCCCTGGATATGTTCCTGTTCTATGTATTCTGGGAATTTCAACTGGTGCCCATGTACATCATCATTGGCGTGTGGGGCGGTCCGCGTCGTATTTATGCCGCCGTTAAGTTCTTTTTATATACGGCGGTCGGCTCTCTGTTGATGCTGGTAGCCATCATCTGGATTTATTTCATAATCCAGGAACAGACGGGAGTCACGACCACAGACTTGATGTATATAACGGAACATCTCAATATTCCGTTGGACACGCAGAAATGGCTCTTCCTGGCGTTTTTTCTGGCGTTTGCCATCAAGGTTCCCATGTTTCCGTTTCACACCTGGCTACCGGATGCACACGTTGAAGCTCCGACAGCAGGCAGCGTGATTCTGGCCGGGGTGCTGTTAAAAATGGGGACCTATGGGTTTTTACGATTCAACCTGCCTCTGTTTCCGCATGCCAGTAACGAGTTTCTGCCGTATATTGCCGTCCTGTCTATCATTGGCATCATTTATGGCGCTTTTGTTTCTATAGTGCAGGAAGACCTGAAAAAACTGGTCGCCTATTCCAGTGTCAGCCATCTTGGCTTTGTCATGCTGGGTATATTTGCGTTTAATCACTACGGCATGCAGGGCGCACTTTTACAGAATATCAACCATGGAATCAGCACCAGCGCTCTCTTCCTTTTGGTGGGGATGATTTATGACCGGCGTCATACCCGGTTGATCTCTGAATTTGGCGGGCTGGCCAAGGTGATGCCAAAATACACCGTTTGTTTCATGATCGTCGCTTTATCATCCATTGGTCTTCCGGGGATGAATGGTTTCGTCGGCGAATTTTTGATACTTCTCGGTATTTTTCAGGTTAACGGGTTATGGGCCGCTTTGGCCACCAGTGGAGTTATATTTTCCGCCTGCTATATTCTTTGGATGTTCCAGCGCGTTATGTTTCAGGAGTTAAAGAATCCTAAAAATTTCAAACTACCGGACATGAATCTTCGGGAAATGATCACTATCGTGCCGCTGATCGTTCTGATTTTCTGGATTGGCATCTACCCGCAACCATTTATGAAAACATTTGAGGCCTCGGTGACCCATTTGATCACCAAGGTGAATCCTGATAATTTCCGACCCAAGAAGACAGAAGAACACCATGCGGCTTTGATCAAGCAGGAAGATCTGGCGCAGTTGAATAAAAAGCTTCAGGGCAACAAGCATTAA
- a CDS encoding NADH-quinone oxidoreductase subunit I, giving the protein MAYYVNRNVKLTWWEKVYLPEIIRGMYITSRHFFINLFGFIPFFLGRKKEREIFTVYYPEEQVDYPIAYRGRPVLPMKEDGTPYCVACGLCEIACPAYCIDIVPAENTGKQNEVERWPAEFTIDYAVCIFCGNCEEACPEEAIFMSNDCEISMLDRTKMKYNKEQLLTPVAELQDRIDFTRNMYAKWNY; this is encoded by the coding sequence ATGGCTTACTACGTAAACCGCAATGTTAAATTGACATGGTGGGAAAAAGTATATCTTCCAGAAATCATACGAGGGATGTACATCACCTCGCGGCATTTTTTTATAAACCTGTTTGGTTTTATTCCCTTTTTTCTTGGAAGAAAAAAAGAACGGGAAATTTTTACGGTGTATTACCCGGAAGAACAGGTGGATTATCCTATCGCCTACCGGGGACGACCTGTATTGCCCATGAAAGAGGATGGGACGCCTTATTGCGTGGCCTGCGGATTGTGTGAAATTGCCTGTCCCGCTTATTGCATCGATATCGTTCCGGCGGAGAACACCGGAAAACAAAATGAGGTTGAGCGCTGGCCAGCGGAATTTACCATCGACTACGCAGTTTGTATTTTCTGTGGAAACTGCGAGGAAGCCTGCCCGGAAGAAGCAATTTTCATGAGCAATGATTGTGAAATTTCCATGCTCGACCGCACAAAAATGAAGTACAACAAAGAACAACTCTTAACACCGGTCGCAGAATTACAGGACCGAATTGATTTCACCCGAAACATGTACGCCAAATGGAATTATTAA
- the nuoL gene encoding NADH-quinone oxidoreductase subunit L yields the protein MLLKLTWLIPVFPLIGSIINGFFGLKLGKRLVGLIACGSVALSFLTTLLVFIGYLLLPDSGAVYEQVLFQWIVAGDFNVQFGFQIDPLSLTMMTFVTGVGFLIHVYSTGYMHEEYSFYRFFAYLNLFMFAMLLLVMGNNFLVMFIGWEGVGCCSYFLIGYYFEKKSACDAGTKAFVVNRVGDFAFLLAVMYIFDIFGSIDYTTVFHAAPHKIIFGEEAITIITLLLLIGATGKSAQIPLYTWLPDAMEGPTPVSALIHAATMVTAGIFMVVRCSVLFNMAPMTMMIMAFVGGGTALFAATIGMTQFDIKRVLAYSTCSQIGYMLMACGIGAYTAAIFHMVTHAFFKACLFLGSGSVIHGINGEQDMRKMGGLKDHMPTTYKTFLVSTLAIAGIPPLSGFFSKDEVLYHSLIDGNVILWGMGISAALLTAFYMFRLVFMTFHGESRVDPEVHPHESPNVMTMPLVILATLAVGGGLLGVPLIHGWHVLHNWLEPVLHFDLPAVLSHSEHLLHERGEHAPSWGHLLVEQEHNIWLEVSLMVFSVLVGVTGIVMAYIFYIKRPDLPDKLTQGQWGYEIVKNKYMVDELYDETVVKPILEGSHILWKKADAQGIDGTVNGVAKVIGWFSEQAKGFQSGFVRNYALFIVIGFIGLLMIAL from the coding sequence ATGCTATTAAAGCTTACCTGGTTAATACCTGTGTTCCCGTTGATCGGGTCCATCATCAACGGTTTCTTCGGTCTGAAGCTCGGCAAGAGACTCGTTGGCCTGATCGCCTGTGGGTCGGTGGCGTTGTCTTTCCTGACGACCCTTTTGGTATTTATCGGCTATCTCCTGCTTCCTGATAGCGGAGCTGTTTATGAGCAAGTGCTCTTTCAATGGATTGTAGCCGGGGACTTCAATGTCCAATTCGGTTTTCAAATTGATCCACTCTCCCTGACAATGATGACCTTTGTCACCGGTGTGGGGTTTCTCATCCACGTCTATTCCACCGGTTACATGCATGAAGAATACAGTTTTTACCGTTTCTTTGCCTACTTGAACCTGTTCATGTTTGCCATGCTGCTTTTGGTGATGGGCAACAATTTTCTCGTCATGTTCATTGGCTGGGAGGGAGTCGGTTGCTGCTCGTACTTCCTCATCGGCTATTATTTTGAGAAGAAATCAGCTTGCGACGCAGGTACCAAGGCATTCGTTGTCAACCGGGTGGGAGACTTCGCCTTTCTACTCGCGGTTATGTACATATTCGATATTTTTGGAAGTATCGACTACACCACAGTATTTCACGCGGCCCCGCATAAAATTATCTTCGGCGAAGAAGCCATTACCATCATCACCCTTCTGCTTTTAATTGGGGCGACCGGTAAATCGGCGCAGATCCCTCTGTACACCTGGCTTCCAGATGCAATGGAAGGCCCGACTCCTGTCAGCGCCTTGATCCATGCGGCAACGATGGTCACCGCCGGAATTTTTATGGTCGTTCGTTGCAGTGTGCTGTTTAACATGGCTCCAATGACCATGATGATAATGGCCTTTGTCGGCGGCGGAACCGCCTTGTTTGCGGCAACCATCGGCATGACCCAGTTCGATATTAAACGCGTCCTCGCCTACTCGACCTGTAGTCAAATCGGCTATATGCTTATGGCTTGCGGCATCGGCGCATACACTGCAGCGATCTTCCACATGGTCACACACGCTTTCTTCAAAGCCTGCCTCTTTTTGGGTTCGGGAAGCGTGATCCACGGAATCAATGGCGAGCAGGACATGCGAAAAATGGGCGGCCTCAAAGATCACATGCCTACTACATACAAAACATTTCTCGTATCCACTCTGGCCATTGCGGGGATTCCTCCGCTCTCAGGTTTTTTCAGTAAGGATGAAGTGCTTTATCATTCCCTTATCGACGGCAACGTCATCTTATGGGGAATGGGAATTTCAGCGGCTTTGCTGACGGCGTTTTACATGTTTCGCTTGGTATTCATGACGTTTCATGGCGAATCTCGCGTTGACCCTGAAGTCCATCCGCACGAGTCTCCCAATGTAATGACCATGCCTCTGGTGATTCTGGCAACACTGGCCGTTGGCGGCGGGTTGCTGGGGGTTCCGCTGATTCACGGATGGCATGTGCTTCACAACTGGCTGGAACCGGTTTTACATTTTGATCTACCTGCTGTACTGAGCCATTCCGAGCATTTGCTCCACGAAAGAGGCGAACACGCGCCATCATGGGGACATTTACTGGTGGAACAAGAACACAATATCTGGCTGGAAGTTTCCTTAATGGTGTTCTCGGTTCTTGTCGGCGTCACCGGAATCGTAATGGCTTATATTTTCTATATCAAGAGGCCTGATCTCCCCGACAAACTCACTCAGGGTCAATGGGGTTATGAAATTGTAAAAAATAAATACATGGTGGATGAATTATACGACGAGACCGTCGTCAAACCCATCTTGGAAGGTTCACACATACTCTGGAAAAAAGCAGACGCGCAAGGTATCGATGGCACGGTCAATGGTGTGGCCAAGGTCATCGGCTGGTTCAGCGAGCAGGCAAAAGGTTTTCAATCTGGCTTTGTAAGAAACTACGCCCTGTTCATTGTTATTGGTTTTATTGGATTATTGATGATAGCGTTATAA
- the nuoK gene encoding NADH-quinone oxidoreductase subunit NuoK — translation MAPIAHYLILSAILFTIGVLGVLIRRNAIVVFMCVEIMLNAVNISLIGFDRYLNQDDGQIFSFMVMCVAAAEVSVGLAIIISLYRNKPTVNLDEFNLLKW, via the coding sequence ATGGCTCCTATAGCACATTATCTCATTTTGAGCGCGATACTGTTTACCATTGGCGTTCTCGGAGTTCTCATCCGCAGAAACGCTATCGTGGTATTTATGTGCGTTGAAATCATGTTGAACGCGGTAAATATCTCACTGATCGGCTTTGACCGTTACCTGAATCAGGATGACGGGCAAATCTTCAGCTTCATGGTCATGTGCGTGGCCGCCGCAGAGGTTTCAGTAGGTCTTGCCATTATTATTTCATTGTATAGAAATAAACCGACCGTCAATCTAGACGAATTCAACTTATTAAAGTGGTGA
- a CDS encoding NADH-quinone oxidoreductase subunit J, whose amino-acid sequence MELLIFYPIAIGCVVLALGVVFNTSPINSAICLIGMMLGLAGLFAATQAHFIAILQIIIYAGAIMVLFMFVIMLLNLKSDAEVWNSRPRNTFLSVLTGILMVGALYKIIDVILETDFGAPQKVSETFGTAAQVGESLFTDFVLPFEVASVLLLAAMVGTVVLAKNKLD is encoded by the coding sequence ATGGAATTATTAATTTTTTATCCCATCGCCATCGGATGCGTCGTTCTTGCTCTGGGGGTCGTCTTTAATACCAGCCCTATCAACTCCGCCATCTGCCTGATCGGTATGATGCTTGGGTTGGCTGGATTATTTGCCGCCACCCAGGCACACTTCATCGCTATTCTCCAGATTATAATTTACGCTGGAGCGATCATGGTTCTGTTCATGTTCGTCATCATGCTGCTCAATTTGAAGAGTGATGCCGAGGTCTGGAACTCGCGCCCACGAAACACTTTTTTATCCGTTCTCACGGGTATCTTGATGGTAGGCGCTTTGTATAAAATAATTGATGTGATTCTGGAAACTGATTTTGGCGCTCCGCAAAAAGTTTCAGAGACCTTCGGCACGGCCGCACAGGTGGGGGAATCCCTGTTTACGGATTTCGTGCTTCCTTTTGAAGTTGCATCGGTGCTCCTGCTTGCCGCCATGGTGGGTACCGTTGTGTTGGCGAAAAACAAACTGGATTGA